The genomic region TAGCATCTTTATTAACCATAATTGGTTATTCTATTAATGATACTGTAGTTGTTTATGATCAAATTAGAAAAATTTCAAAAACAACAATGTTTTCAACAATGAAAGAAACTATTAACAAAGGTATTGCTAGTTCTCTAACAAGAACTATAAATACTTCATTTATCACTTTATTAGTAATTTTTATCATTTTTTTATTTGGGGGAACATCCCTTCGTAGTTTTATGTTTGCTTTATTTATTGGAGTAAGTATTGGAACTTATTCTTCTATATTCATTGCACCATCCATAGTATACGATTTTTGTAAAAAAAATATAGTAAAATGACAAATTCTTTATTATTTATTAGTATTGAAGAAAGTTTTTTTATCATTTTGATAGCTATTCTCGTATTTGGACCTAAAAAAATACCGGACATAGCTCGTGGGTTAGGAGAAGGAATACGATATTTAAAAAATACTAAAGAAAAAATAAAAAATGAAATTCTTATGCAAGATCATCAAAAAGAACAAACTTCTATTTCTCAAAAAGAAAGTAAAAAAAAGAAAAATATACCCCCTTATTCTGTTAAACGTTAAATATTTTTTCTATAATCTTTAATTCTAGATTTTCCAATCAATACATCTCCTAATTTTTCTAAAACGTTTCTCCTTAAGTAAGCATTTAAAAATTCTACTTCAGAAGAAAAATAAGAAGGGTTTCTAGATGTATTAAAACGTTTTAATGATCTTACAAAAAAAACCCCTTTTTCCCCTAATATTGGTTTAGAAGTTTTGTATAATTTTGAAGAAAAAGCATATCCTACTACTTTAGGCTCTTTGTATTCACCAATCATAGAATTATGAAAATTAATTTGACAATATTTATTGATTTTCTTAGAAAAATGAATAGCTATATTTTCCAAATCATTATAATTCATTTTAGACAAATCGTTATTTATTTTTCTATTCCTTAATAAAGGAATCAAATTATTTTTTATCTCTTCAATAGGATATCCTTCCTTTTGAATTTCAGATAAAAATACTATAATGTAATCTCTGTTTGAAGTGTGAAAAATTTTAAGATCTCCTTCTTTTCTATTTTTCTCATAAGACCAATTTATGATTTCTTTATCTAATTCAGTATTTAATCCATGGATATTCCATTGATTATTTTTTACTGTTTTTAGAAATATAGTTTCGTATCTTTTTCTTCTTGCATTATTAATAAATGTATTCAAATTGGAATTTTTATTTTCTTTCACAAATTGAACAACATTTTTATGAAGCATATCTTCCGTTTGTTTTGATGGAACAAGTGTTTTTATGATTATAGAAAATTGATACACAGGACGAAGATCTTTTTGATTGTCTATTCTGATAATATGGTATCCAAATTTAGTTTCAGTAAAAACTATTATTCCTTTTTTGTTTTCTGACGAAAAAATATCTAATTTTTTTACATCATTTTGTTCTTCGTATTTCATCCATCCTAAACTTCCTTTACTTTTTTTTACATTAATGAAATCATCAGATTTTTCCATGACTAAAGAATCGAATTGGGAAGGACTTTTTTTAACAATATTATATATTTTATTGGCTATATTTTCAGCTTCTTTTTTTGTTCTTTGATTAGAAGAACGTATAGCTTCTTTGTGCGAAATTAATATATGACTGGATAAAACAGAATTGTATATCATTTTTTTTCCAGTTAATTTAGCCATAATATAAATATTGTTTTCTCTCACAGGGCCAAACATGCTCCCAATCTTATTATTTTTTTCCAAAAAATTTTGTAAAATAGGAGGAAGATTTTTTTTTAAATAAAAATTAGAATCAAAAGGTCTTTCAGATTGATTGGAAACAATCATAGAATGATGATCAGAAGATTGAAATTTTTTAAATAACTTACTGATTTTAGAATCCATATTTTTCTCATCATCCAAAGATGCATGAGAACGTAAAATAACGAAACTAAGATTTCTTAAATTTTCTTTTTTATAAAGAAATTTGTTCTTTTTAATATAATCATAAATCTCATAATTTTTTATTGGTCTATATTTTTTTTCTATTTCTGAATAAGGAATAAAAACATAATCAATGATAGAAAAATAATTTTTATCTCTGTAATTTAATTCAGCTTCTATAAAAGAAGTATTCAATCCATACATCAACATTTCTACATATTTTTTTGCAAGAATTCTTTTTATAATATTATTTTTTTCATAAGACCAAATATTTTTTTCTTCTTCTAATTGAGGATTTGATAAATTTTCTAAATTTTTTAAATATAATCTAAATTTTTCCAGATCCATATTTCCTTTTTCATCTTGAAAATCATAAATTTTACTATATATAGATTGTTTTTCTATAGCTTTCCAAAAATCTTTTTTTGTGCTTTGTATTCCTAATTTTTCTGCTTGTTGGGTTAACACTTTTTCATGAATTAACAATTTCCAAACATCATTTTTCAAAGAAGAATCAGATTCTGCTTCACGAAATCGTTTCAAAAATTGAATGTTGTCAAAATATTCTTTAAGAAAAATATTATCTCCATTGACTTTTCCTATTACATTAGAATTTTCAGAAAAAAATTTTAATAAAATATTAGGGTCTAATAAAAAAAATACTAAAGAAATCCCTATAAATAAGAAAATTAACCACGTATTTTTTCTGATTTTTTCTAAAAAACTCATTTTAAGTCAAGATTTTTTTTGAATAAAAACTTCTTCTATTTTATTTTTAGACACTTTTTTAATTTCAATAAAAAAATTTTTATTGATAACAATTTTTTCTCCATATTTAGGAATATTTCCTGTGTAAGTCACAATAAAGCCTCCTAAAGTTTCATATTTTTCGGATTTAGGAAGATCTAAATCATACTTTGCATTAATAAAATCGATTTCTAAACGTGCAGAAAATAAAAATTCGTAATCATTTAATTTTTTATCTAATAAAAGATTTTCATCATGTTCATCTTTTATATCTCCAAGAAATTCTTCTAGAATATCTTCTATAGTTATCATACCTGCAGTTCCTCCATATTCATCTAAAACTATAGCTATGCTTCTTTTTTTTTTAATTAAAAGATCCATAATCTCTCTCACAGGTGTGGTAATATAAACTAATTCTACAGATCTAATTAAAGATTCAATATTTTTTGGTTTTTTAAAAAGTTCTAAATAATGAATGTATCCTATAATATTGTCTATATTATCTTTGTAAATCACTATTTTAGATAATCCACTTTCTGTGAAAAGATTACGAATATTATCCATAGAAGAAAATGTAAGATTAGAAGAAACGATCTCTTTTCTAGGTATCATACATTCTCTTGCTTTTTTTTCTGAAAAATCCAAAGCTTTATGAAAAATTTCAATTTCAGATTCTATAATCTCTTTTCCCTTTCCCTTAATATTGTTTTCCATATTCTCTGATAGAAAATAAATTAAATCTTCTTTATCAAAAATTTTCTTTTTATCATTTTCTTTTTCTCCTAAAATTTTTAGAAAAACATTAGAAATCCAAATAACAGAGTTAGTAATAGGAGAAAAAATCTTACATATAATATATACGGGAACAATAAATAAATTCAATAATTCATTTGAATATACACTAAATATTATTTTAGGAATAAATTCTCCAACAATTAAAATAACAGTAGCGGAAAAAACCGTTTCTAAAAAAATTATCCATAAAGAATTATCCAAAAATTCTTTTGGTAAAATAGAAAAAAATAATTTTCCCATATAAATCCCATATATAACTAAAGATATGGTGTTCCCAATTAGCATTGTAGTTATAAATTTTTTAGGATTACTAATGCTTTTATAAAGAATTTTAGAACGAAACGATCCTCTTTTCTTTTCCAATTCTATTCGAAATAGACTAGAAGAAATTAAAGCCATTTCCATCCCAGAAAAAAAAGCAGATACAAGTATAGTAATAAAAACTATACTAATATGAAAAATCATATTGGTAAAGTCCCACTAATATTTTTTAATTTAATTTTTTTGAAATCTTCAGAAACTTCTATTCCATTTGTTGCATGTAATATAGTTCCATCTGAATTATATATCATTGTATACTTTTCATTAAATATTTTTTTCTGTTTTCTATTCCAGAAAATTTCTTCAGTTTTCACAAAGTATCCATTAGAATTCATAATTTTAATATTTCCTTTAATATGATAGATTATTTTTCCAATTGATTTAACCCAATCTGCTTTAAGATAAGTATATTTATTGGTATTATTTTCATAAATAAATAAGTAAAACCCATTCGGAAATAAGGTGTAAGAAGTATATTCTTTGATGAGAGGTGAATACAGAAAAATTCTCAATAAACCATTTTCTTTGTATAAAATACTTGTTTTAACGAAAATTTTTTTAGGTATTTTTTTTTTATTTTTTTTGATTAAAAATTCTTTTTTTTCGCAAGAAAAAACAAACAAAATTAATAAAAAAAATATGATTGTGTAACTTTTTGATTTATTACTTATTATTGTATTTTTGTTTACTATGGTATCTTAGCTCAGTAGGTAGAGCAAAGGACTGAAAATCCTTGTGTCCCCGGTTCGATTCCGGGAGATACCACTTTTTATATTCCTAATTCTTTTTTAACTTCCTCTGTTATATCTTTTCCTTTATTAACCAAAACTCCTTTTCCAGGACTACAATCATCAACTCTCACAATATTTTTATCTTTTTCTATTACTTTATAAATTGCATTTTCTATTTTCTTATATATAGGATTTAATAATTTATTTTGTTTTTTGGTTAAATCATCAGATGCTGTTTTTTGATATGCATGAGCTCTTGCTTGCAAAATTTCTAGTTCTTTTTTAAGAATTGGATTTTTATTTTTTTGAAATTTTTCTGCTTTTTTGTGAAATTCTTTTGATAATTTATCTAGTATATTTTCATGCATTTTACTAATTCTATCTAATTCTCTCTGAGCATTAGAAAATTCTGGCATTTTTTCTATAATAATCATACTATTAAGACAAACAATTTTTTGTTGACATTCTTTAAAAGAAGAAGAGTATGAATATCCAAATAAAAAGAAAAATAATAAAAAATAAAAAATTGTATTTTTTTTCATATGATTTTTATATTTTGTTAATTACAAATCTTTTCCTATAATGAAATGTGTTCTCCATTTTGATTGAGTTTTATTTGCTATATCAAGAGGGTATCCAAAATCCACTCCTATAAATCCTATTGGATTCCAGAATAAACGAAATCCAAATCCAAAAGATTTATTCATTGTTAATGGATGAAAGTTTTTATAAGAATCTCCTACATTTCCTCCTTCCATAAAAAAAATAGTCCAAATTTTAAAATTTGAAAAATCCTTGATTAAATAACGCATTTCCAAAATAAGTTTATTGTAAATCACTCCTCCATAATTTGGAATTGAATATCTAAAATCCTTTGTTAGAAAAGGATATCCCCTTAACGGAATATGGTCTCTATTTTCTAATTTTGATTCAAATAAATTATTTTGTACTCCACCTATATAAAATTTTTGAAATGGAAACAATTCTTTTGAATCATCATATTGTCCTAGATATCCAAATTCACCTCCTATTTTTAATGCCATGTTTTTTATAATTTTTTTATACCAAGAAAAAATTATTTTCAATTTATAATACTCCATCCATTTCATTTTATTTTCATTATTATCCTTAAAAATCATGGAGTATGGAAGAGTGAATATGCTATTCAATTGTATTTTTGATCCACTAAACGGAAATATGATATCTGGTTCAGTAGAAAGTCTTTGTAATGAAATCAAAAAGCTAAGATTGTGAAACCTATGTTTTTGATACAAATCGATTTTTTTTATATTGTAAATAAATTTATCGTAATCTATAGATGTTAAAATTTTTGAATAAGGATCTAAAAAAGTTAAAAACTTATTTAAATTAACAGAAGTTCCTATTTTTTCTAAAAATTGTTTGTCTTCTATTTTAGCATTTTTATATATTTGAGATAAAAAATAAAAATCTTCCTCATTTTTTATTTTCTTTATTGAATAATCTCCTTTCAAAATTAGGGATGTCGGATTTGTTTTTTCTATCCAAGGTTCTGTGAAAGAAAAACCATAGGACGTAAAATCTTTTCCTAATTGACTAAAAATAACTAATTTTTGTCCCTCTCCTTGAGGAATAGGATTCCATAATTTCCATTGAAAAAAGTTCTTAGAAGAAAAGTTTCCAAAATTTAACTTAAAATTTCCAATAATTTTTTTCATATCTTTTCCTCCAAATCCTCCATGAAATTGAAATTCATTAGTATTTTTTTCTACAACATGCCATTCTATATCTACAGAACTATTTTCTTTATTGGGCCTAATTTCAGAATATACTTTTTCGAAAAGGTTTAAATTTTCCAAATTTAATAAACTATATTTCAGTTTTTTAGGTGAAATAAGATCTCCTGGATAAGTTTTTAATTCTCTTCTAATTACATTATCTTTAGTTATTGAATTTCCTAATATTTCAACTTTATTTATATAAACAGGTTGATTTTCTTTGATTTTTATTTCCAAATCTATTTTATGGTCTATGACTCTCTTCTCTATCGGAATTATATTAACAAATAAATAGCCTAAATCTAAATAAGTATATAGAATGCTGGAAGGAAAATAAGCATTTAAAATATTTTTTTCGATTTCAATTTTGTTATAAATATCTCCTTTTTTGTAAAAGAGAATATTTTTTAAATAATTTGTTTTTAGTTTTTTATTTCCTAAAAAATATACATTTCCTAAATAATATCTATTCCCCTCAATCACTTTTATTTTTATTCCATAATTTCCAGATTTTTCTTTCCAAACAGAATCTAAAAATACTTGAATATCAATAAAACCCATTGATTGATACTTATCTGCGATATTTTTTAAATCTTTTACTATATTTTCTTGAACGAATAAATAAATGGATTTCTCTATGATTGGAATATAAAAACTTTTTTTTGTTTTGATCATTAGATTTAGTAATTCTTTGTCCTTTACCACATGATTCCCCTCAAATAATATTTTTTCTATTCCAATTTTTTTTCCTTTGTCAACAAACAGATATAATCTATTTTTATTGTTTTCTCTGATTATTTCATTTCTTATATTAATTTCATTATATCCTTTTTTTATGTAATACTCTTGAATATCGTTTTTTATAGTTTGAATAAGATCATCAGAAATTTTATCTCCAGATTTAATTTTCTTAATATTGGGAAATTGTTCTTTTCTAGTTCCTATTACTTTAACTTCATGAATTTCTATTAAATCTTCCAGTTCAAAAAATAAATCTATTTCATTTTGAGATATATCTTTTTTATAAATAGATATATTTCTAAATAGATTGCTTTTCCACAATTTTTGGATAGCATTATCTATTCCATAAGAATCAATTAAATCTCCAGAATAAATACCAGATAAATCGGAAATAAAATGACTATCATATTTTGTTTTTCCCATTACATGAACTGACTTAACAACTAGATTTGAATTTAGATTTCTTGTAACATTAAAATTTTCTTTTTTCATAAAAGAGTAACCTTGTTGTACTTGCATTATTATCATTAATAAACAAAAAATGATTTTTAGAAAAATGTTTCTTTTCATGAATGCAAAAAGTTATTCAACGTTTCCAAAACGACGTTTTCTTTGTTGATAATTGATGATGGCTTCAAAGAAATCTTTTTTTCGAAAATCAGGCCACAAAATATTTGTAAAATACAGTTCTGCATAAGCAGATTGCCAAAGCAAAAAATTGCTAATTCGTTGTTCTCCGCTAGTCCTGATGATTAAATCGACATCTGGTAAATTTTTAGTATATAAATGATCTTGAAAAAAAGAATCGTCTATATCTCTTAATGAAAATAAACCATCGAAAACTTTTTTAGCGATATTTTTCGTTGCTCTTAAAATCTCTCTTCTAGCACTATAACTTAGTGCAAGAATCAAGGTACCAGATGTATTATGTTTGGTTTTTTTCATGAAAAAAAATAGTTCTTTTTGAATAACTTCGGAAAATTTTTCAATTTCTCCTATTGTAATAATTTTCACATCTCTTTCATGAATTTCTTCTAAATGAATTTTTAAATTAGTATGAAATAAACGCATCAAATCATCTATTTCTTTCTTGGGCCTATTCCAATTTTCAGAAGAAAACACATATAAAGTCATATAAGGAATTCCCAATTCTTTACATCCATTTATAGTGTCTCTCACAGATTGTATTGCTTTTTCATGACCGAATGTTCTTAATTTTCCTTTTTTTTCGGCCCAACGACCATTTCCATCCATAATAACAGCTACATGATGAGGAATATTATTATAATCTATTTTTTCTAATAAATTTTTCATAAAAAATCATAAATCCATCTTTGGACAAAGATATAAATAAAAAATAAAGATTTTTTACATTCAATTTCTTTGATCCATTCCCCATAAAAGTTTTTCTCGCAATGTTTTATAATAAGTATTCTTTCCTTCTTGAAGAAGATAAATATAAAAAGGAGCTTTTTGGATATACAATTCATTCTCTTTCTTCAGAGAAGTAAGTCTAGTATCCATAGATAAAGAATAAGATTTAACACGACTATGTATTTTCAAATGAATTTTTTGATGATCTGATATAATTAATGGACGTGAAAATAGATTATGTGGAGATATAGGAGTAAGAACAAAATTCTTATTATCAGGACTAATAATAGGACCTCCACAACTCAAAGAATATCCAGTTGATCCAGTCGGAGTAGAAATAATCAATCCATCTGCCCAATAAGAAGTCAGAAATTCATTATCAATATAAGCATCTATAGTGATCATAGAAACTGTTTCTTTGCGAAGAATAACAATTTCATTTAGTGCAAAATTAAAAAACTGATGATGATCAGTTATTGAAGTTTCCAACCACAATAAACTTCTAGGCATTATATGAAGTTTTCTATTGAAAATTTGATCTATTTTTTGAATAAATATATCTTTATTGAAAGTGGCCAAAAAACCTAGATTTCCTGTATTTACTCCAACTATAGGAATTCCAGAATCTCTGATCAATGTAATAGCAGATAAAATAGTTCCATCTCCTCCAAAAGTAAACATTAAACTGAAATCCTTAGTTAATTCTTTATAATGAGAAAATACAGGAAAATCTAAATTTTTAAATTCTTCAAAAGAGGACAAAACGTCAAAAAATGATTTTTCAATATGAATTTCTATTGAATGACTACATGCATAGCCTATGAACTGATTTAAATATGGTATATTTTTTTCTCCAAATTTCTGTCCATATACGGCTATTTTCATTTTAATTTTTCTTAAAAAACTAAAAGAAAATTACGAAATTAAATATTCAAAAAAAATTAATTCAGTTTTTATTAAATTTGTCGACTAAGGAAAAAAGAAAAATAATATGAAAGAATCTTTATTTCCTGCAAAAGTTTTGTTATTTGGAGAATATGGAATTCTAGAAAATTCTAGTGGACTTTCTATCCCTCATGATTTTTATAAAGGAACTTTAAAATTTCATTCTGTACTTAATAAAGATATTTTATGTTCTAATCATGAAATTAAAAAATATTATAATTTCTTATCTATTTTAGAAAAAAAAAACTAATTTTAACAAAATTAGATCTAAAAAAACTGCGTGAAGATATACAATGTGGATTATCTTTTCATTCAAATATACCTCAGGGGTATGGAATAGGAAGTTCTGGAGCATTAGTTGCAGCCATTTATGACAAATATGCAAAAAATAAATTCAAAAAATGTTTAAAAAATGAAAATATAATAATTTTGAAAAAAATATTTAGTCAAATGGAATCTTTTTTTCATGGAAAAAGTTCCGGAATAGATCCTTTGATTTGCTATCTAAACTTGCCTATACTCATTCGTTCAG from Blattabacterium cuenoti harbors:
- a CDS encoding OmpH family outer membrane protein, producing MKKNTIFYFLLFFFLFGYSYSSSFKECQQKIVCLNSMIIIEKMPEFSNAQRELDRISKMHENILDKLSKEFHKKAEKFQKNKNPILKKELEILQARAHAYQKTASDDLTKKQNKLLNPIYKKIENAIYKVIEKDKNIVRVDDCSPGKGVLVNKGKDITEEVKKELGI
- a CDS encoding NAD kinase; translation: MKIAVYGQKFGEKNIPYLNQFIGYACSHSIEIHIEKSFFDVLSSFEEFKNLDFPVFSHYKELTKDFSLMFTFGGDGTILSAITLIRDSGIPIVGVNTGNLGFLATFNKDIFIQKIDQIFNRKLHIMPRSLLWLETSITDHHQFFNFALNEIVILRKETVSMITIDAYIDNEFLTSYWADGLIISTPTGSTGYSLSCGGPIISPDNKNFVLTPISPHNLFSRPLIISDHQKIHLKIHSRVKSYSLSMDTRLTSLKKENELYIQKAPFYIYLLQEGKNTYYKTLREKLLWGMDQRN
- a CDS encoding Sec-independent protein translocase subunit TatA/TatB; the protein is MTNSLLFISIEESFFIILIAILVFGPKKIPDIARGLGEGIRYLKNTKEKIKNEILMQDHQKEQTSISQKESKKKKNIPPYSVKR
- a CDS encoding BamA/OMP85 family outer membrane protein, with product MKRNIFLKIIFCLLMIIMQVQQGYSFMKKENFNVTRNLNSNLVVKSVHVMGKTKYDSHFISDLSGIYSGDLIDSYGIDNAIQKLWKSNLFRNISIYKKDISQNEIDLFFELEDLIEIHEVKVIGTRKEQFPNIKKIKSGDKISDDLIQTIKNDIQEYYIKKGYNEINIRNEIIRENNKNRLYLFVDKGKKIGIEKILFEGNHVVKDKELLNLMIKTKKSFYIPIIEKSIYLFVQENIVKDLKNIADKYQSMGFIDIQVFLDSVWKEKSGNYGIKIKVIEGNRYYLGNVYFLGNKKLKTNYLKNILFYKKGDIYNKIEIEKNILNAYFPSSILYTYLDLGYLFVNIIPIEKRVIDHKIDLEIKIKENQPVYINKVEILGNSITKDNVIRRELKTYPGDLISPKKLKYSLLNLENLNLFEKVYSEIRPNKENSSVDIEWHVVEKNTNEFQFHGGFGGKDMKKIIGNFKLNFGNFSSKNFFQWKLWNPIPQGEGQKLVIFSQLGKDFTSYGFSFTEPWIEKTNPTSLILKGDYSIKKIKNEEDFYFLSQIYKNAKIEDKQFLEKIGTSVNLNKFLTFLDPYSKILTSIDYDKFIYNIKKIDLYQKHRFHNLSFLISLQRLSTEPDIIFPFSGSKIQLNSIFTLPYSMIFKDNNENKMKWMEYYKLKIIFSWYKKIIKNMALKIGGEFGYLGQYDDSKELFPFQKFYIGGVQNNLFESKLENRDHIPLRGYPFLTKDFRYSIPNYGGVIYNKLILEMRYLIKDFSNFKIWTIFFMEGGNVGDSYKNFHPLTMNKSFGFGFRLFWNPIGFIGVDFGYPLDIANKTQSKWRTHFIIGKDL
- a CDS encoding hemolysin family protein — its product is MIFHISIVFITILVSAFFSGMEMALISSSLFRIELEKKRGSFRSKILYKSISNPKKFITTMLIGNTISLVIYGIYMGKLFFSILPKEFLDNSLWIIFLETVFSATVILIVGEFIPKIIFSVYSNELLNLFIVPVYIICKIFSPITNSVIWISNVFLKILGEKENDKKKIFDKEDLIYFLSENMENNIKGKGKEIIESEIEIFHKALDFSEKKARECMIPRKEIVSSNLTFSSMDNIRNLFTESGLSKIVIYKDNIDNIIGYIHYLELFKKPKNIESLIRSVELVYITTPVREIMDLLIKKKRSIAIVLDEYGGTAGMITIEDILEEFLGDIKDEHDENLLLDKKLNDYEFLFSARLEIDFINAKYDLDLPKSEKYETLGGFIVTYTGNIPKYGEKIVINKNFFIEIKKVSKNKIEEVFIQKKS
- a CDS encoding isoprenyl transferase, with protein sequence MKNLLEKIDYNNIPHHVAVIMDGNGRWAEKKGKLRTFGHEKAIQSVRDTINGCKELGIPYMTLYVFSSENWNRPKKEIDDLMRLFHTNLKIHLEEIHERDVKIITIGEIEKFSEVIQKELFFFMKKTKHNTSGTLILALSYSARREILRATKNIAKKVFDGLFSLRDIDDSFFQDHLYTKNLPDVDLIIRTSGEQRISNFLLWQSAYAELYFTNILWPDFRKKDFFEAIINYQQRKRRFGNVE
- a CDS encoding SurA N-terminal domain-containing protein gives rise to the protein MSFLEKIRKNTWLIFLFIGISLVFFLLDPNILLKFFSENSNVIGKVNGDNIFLKEYFDNIQFLKRFREAESDSSLKNDVWKLLIHEKVLTQQAEKLGIQSTKKDFWKAIEKQSIYSKIYDFQDEKGNMDLEKFRLYLKNLENLSNPQLEEEKNIWSYEKNNIIKRILAKKYVEMLMYGLNTSFIEAELNYRDKNYFSIIDYVFIPYSEIEKKYRPIKNYEIYDYIKKNKFLYKKENLRNLSFVILRSHASLDDEKNMDSKISKLFKKFQSSDHHSMIVSNQSERPFDSNFYLKKNLPPILQNFLEKNNKIGSMFGPVRENNIYIMAKLTGKKMIYNSVLSSHILISHKEAIRSSNQRTKKEAENIANKIYNIVKKSPSQFDSLVMEKSDDFINVKKSKGSLGWMKYEEQNDVKKLDIFSSENKKGIIVFTETKFGYHIIRIDNQKDLRPVYQFSIIIKTLVPSKQTEDMLHKNVVQFVKENKNSNLNTFINNARRKRYETIFLKTVKNNQWNIHGLNTELDKEIINWSYEKNRKEGDLKIFHTSNRDYIIVFLSEIQKEGYPIEEIKNNLIPLLRNRKINNDLSKMNYNDLENIAIHFSKKINKYCQINFHNSMIGEYKEPKVVGYAFSSKLYKTSKPILGEKGVFFVRSLKRFNTSRNPSYFSSEVEFLNAYLRRNVLEKLGDVLIGKSRIKDYRKNI